Proteins encoded by one window of Streptococcus suis S735:
- a CDS encoding LacI family DNA-binding transcriptional regulator yields the protein MVTIKDIAKQAHLSSATVSRVLKGDLTLSVSQETRDRIFNLAQELGYTKHIKKQAPQQKGTIGIVQWYTESEELADLYYYSIRASIEHTASLLGYQIVRSFNDLTNPLLQEVDGIIAVGKFSSGQIAELSSLSSKIIFVDSDTLTEGFSCVTTDFEHSVQTVIDHFHSQGLTDIGLLVGQEETTDGHQLPTDPRLTAFRDYLDTLGMLQEDYIYQGKFSTQSGYELMSQAIEDLGDKLPPAFFMANDTLAVGALRALQERQIAVPDRIQLITFNDTAITRQVYPALSSISVFTEEMGQEAMQLLDRIITSPTPHHPRKIKLGTQLVIRESSY from the coding sequence ATGGTTACAATCAAAGACATAGCAAAACAAGCCCACCTTTCCTCTGCCACCGTTTCCCGCGTTCTCAAGGGAGACCTGACCCTATCCGTCAGCCAAGAAACCCGCGACCGCATTTTCAACTTGGCACAGGAATTGGGCTACACCAAGCACATCAAAAAACAAGCACCTCAACAAAAAGGCACCATCGGTATTGTTCAGTGGTACACCGAGAGCGAAGAGCTGGCCGACCTCTACTACTACTCCATTCGGGCCAGTATTGAGCATACCGCCAGCTTACTCGGCTACCAAATCGTCCGCTCCTTCAACGACCTGACCAATCCCCTCCTCCAAGAAGTGGACGGCATCATCGCAGTTGGCAAATTTTCTTCTGGACAAATAGCAGAGCTATCTAGCCTGTCTTCTAAAATCATTTTTGTGGACTCTGATACGCTGACCGAGGGATTCTCCTGCGTCACAACTGACTTTGAACACTCTGTTCAGACAGTTATCGACCACTTCCATTCACAAGGTCTGACTGATATTGGACTCCTAGTCGGACAGGAAGAAACCACAGATGGACACCAACTGCCAACAGACCCCCGCCTGACTGCCTTTCGTGACTACCTAGACACCTTGGGCATGCTCCAAGAAGACTACATCTATCAAGGAAAATTCTCCACCCAGTCGGGATATGAGCTGATGAGCCAGGCTATTGAGGACCTAGGCGACAAGCTACCCCCTGCCTTTTTCATGGCAAACGATACTCTGGCTGTCGGTGCCCTGCGTGCTTTACAAGAACGTCAAATCGCAGTGCCAGATAGAATCCAACTCATCACCTTTAACGATACAGCCATCACGCGCCAAGTCTATCCAGCCCTGTCTTCCATCAGCGTCTTCACTGAGGAAATGGGCCAGGAAGCTATGCAGCTACTGGACCGTATCATAACAAGTCCAACGCCCCACCACCCCCGTAAGATTAAGTTGGGTACCCAGCTGGTAATACGCGAGAGTTCTTACTAA
- a CDS encoding galactokinase — MNTEQLKQAFLDVFGQEADATFFSPGRINLIGEHTDYNGGHVFPAAITLGTYGAARKRDDQVLRFYSANFEELGIIEVDLNNLVFDKADNWTNYAKGVLKFLKEAGHVIDTGMEVFVYGNIPNGSGLSSSASLELLIGIIAEELYGLELTRLDLVKIGKQTENHFIGVNSGIMDQFAIGMGADNRAIYLDTNSLEYELVPLDLGDHVIVIMNTNKRRELADSKYNERRAECEKAVEELNAVLNIQTLGELDEWTFDQYSYLIKDENRIKRARHAVLENQRTLQARKALEEGDLATFGRLVNASHVSLEHDYEVTGLELDTLAHTAWEQEGVLGARMTGAGFGGCGIAIVHKDKVEAFKENVGKTYTEVVGYAPSFYVAEIAGGSRVLSRK; from the coding sequence ATGAACACAGAACAACTCAAGCAGGCCTTTCTCGATGTGTTTGGTCAAGAGGCAGATGCGACTTTCTTCTCACCAGGTCGGATTAATTTGATTGGTGAGCACACGGACTACAATGGTGGTCATGTCTTTCCAGCGGCTATTACCTTGGGGACCTACGGGGCTGCTCGCAAACGTGATGACCAAGTTTTGCGTTTCTATTCCGCAAACTTTGAAGAACTTGGAATTATCGAAGTGGATTTGAACAATCTGGTCTTTGATAAGGCGGATAACTGGACCAACTATGCCAAGGGGGTTCTCAAATTCTTGAAAGAAGCAGGGCATGTCATTGATACAGGGATGGAAGTCTTTGTTTACGGTAACATTCCAAACGGTTCAGGCTTGTCATCATCAGCTTCCTTGGAACTCTTGATTGGCATTATCGCAGAAGAGTTGTATGGACTTGAATTGACTCGACTTGATTTGGTGAAAATTGGGAAACAAACGGAAAATCACTTTATTGGTGTCAATTCTGGGATCATGGACCAGTTTGCGATCGGTATGGGAGCAGATAATCGGGCGATTTATCTAGATACCAATAGCTTGGAGTATGAATTGGTACCGCTAGATTTGGGTGACCATGTGATTGTGATCATGAACACCAACAAACGCCGTGAATTGGCAGATTCTAAGTACAATGAACGTCGCGCAGAATGTGAAAAAGCAGTGGAAGAATTGAATGCTGTCCTGAACATTCAAACTCTGGGAGAATTGGATGAATGGACCTTTGATCAATATAGTTATTTGATTAAGGATGAAAATCGTATCAAGCGTGCCCGCCATGCTGTTTTGGAAAATCAACGGACCTTGCAGGCTCGTAAGGCCTTGGAAGAAGGAGATTTGGCTACCTTTGGTCGTCTGGTCAATGCTTCCCATGTTTCCTTGGAACATGATTATGAAGTGACAGGTTTGGAATTGGATACCTTGGCTCACACAGCTTGGGAGCAAGAAGGAGTTCTTGGTGCTCGGATGACAGGAGCTGGCTTCGGTGGCTGTGGTATTGCCATTGTCCACAAGGATAAGGTGGAAGCCTTCAAAGAAAATGTCGGCAAGACCTATACAGAGGTTGTGGGCTATGCACCAAGCTTCTATGTAGCGGAGATTGCTGGAGGCTCTCGCGTT
- a CDS encoding deoxyguanosinetriphosphate triphosphohydrolase family protein: protein MSKDFDDFLREHEENVNKLKKRDKETESDKERARDEFSRDYSRVIYSNSFRRQQGKMQLFAVNGRAFHRNRLTHSFEVAQIARGIVDYLKKNTSNNIDIDFNSMSVVVETGALVHDIGNPPFGHHGERILNDLAKDIGFEGNAQGLRVLKNIEKKSPDHKGLNLTYRTLASILKYYVPYRKSRKTEKFIYKEDYEEFKKRFKEMDVFVRTIDVQIVDLADEIAYCAHDLEDALASNYFTIDQFVFLLEQKLGEDQTLEDFKEWIEEAKNKAKRSKSNDDYDFYFRRELLSIIVNKFIEDIDIVELNEKDKKKLGTDQDQELGLGHYKKLAGALKKTIFEGVTNSDDIILYENVGTKVLTRLFALFMNEEYNRESFLMPIEYRFEKDDTQSDKKRKVLDYISGMMDTYAIEMYIKHFGTDPFLEKYDAAIFKKGTGKKLIECLAQNFLHK from the coding sequence ATGTCAAAAGACTTCGATGATTTTTTACGAGAACATGAGGAGAATGTCAATAAGTTAAAGAAACGTGATAAGGAAACTGAGTCGGATAAGGAAAGAGCAAGAGATGAATTTTCTAGAGATTATTCCAGGGTAATCTATTCTAATTCCTTTAGACGGCAACAAGGGAAAATGCAACTGTTTGCCGTTAATGGTAGAGCTTTTCACAGGAACAGGCTGACACATAGTTTTGAAGTGGCACAGATTGCAAGGGGGATTGTTGATTATTTGAAAAAAAATACATCTAATAATATTGATATAGATTTCAATTCGATGTCTGTCGTTGTTGAAACTGGTGCACTTGTACACGACATTGGCAATCCCCCATTTGGTCATCATGGAGAAAGAATTTTAAATGATTTGGCAAAGGATATTGGTTTTGAAGGAAATGCCCAAGGGTTACGGGTATTAAAAAATATTGAAAAAAAGTCTCCAGATCATAAAGGCTTAAACTTAACATATAGAACCCTAGCTTCAATTCTAAAATATTATGTTCCATATAGAAAATCACGAAAGACTGAGAAGTTCATATACAAAGAAGATTATGAGGAATTTAAAAAGAGATTTAAAGAAATGGATGTGTTTGTGAGAACAATTGATGTTCAAATTGTTGATTTGGCAGATGAAATTGCTTATTGTGCACATGACTTGGAAGATGCATTGGCGAGTAACTACTTCACCATTGATCAATTTGTATTTTTGTTGGAACAGAAATTGGGAGAAGATCAAACATTAGAGGATTTTAAGGAATGGATTGAAGAGGCAAAAAATAAGGCAAAAAGAAGTAAATCCAATGATGATTATGATTTTTATTTTAGACGAGAATTGCTTTCTATTATTGTGAATAAATTCATTGAGGATATAGACATTGTAGAACTTAATGAAAAAGACAAGAAAAAATTAGGAACTGATCAGGATCAAGAACTAGGGCTCGGTCATTATAAAAAACTTGCTGGTGCATTGAAGAAAACAATTTTCGAAGGCGTAACAAATTCTGACGATATTATTTTATATGAAAATGTTGGGACGAAAGTGTTGACTAGATTATTTGCTTTATTCATGAATGAAGAATATAATCGGGAGAGTTTTTTGATGCCGATCGAATATCGATTTGAAAAAGACGATACCCAAAGTGACAAGAAAAGAAAAGTACTAGATTATATTTCTGGCATGATGGACACTTACGCAATTGAGATGTATATAAAACATTTTGGTACAGATCCGTTCTTAGAGAAATATGATGCAGCTATATTCAAGAAAGGAACTGGTAAAAAGCTAATAGAATGTTTAGCACAAAATTTCTTACATAAATAG